One Gimesia aquarii DNA segment encodes these proteins:
- the yidC gene encoding membrane protein insertase YidC yields MEQKRLLLFVTLSATVLFAWQLFVVPLIAPPQKPAVKKAPENAAQAKPEAEAPLAAKKPGEAEEVEKNKPTQQAVKQADLLNNPRQKIVLGSLDPQSGYFLQVSVTTEGASLIDAHLNDPLYQELKANKQPLKVLDEFTAGKDVRRSLDLDIKQLNEKLAPLKTNSKSANWKILEQVKDPLDPKIIQSVRMGLTAPDGSIEVQKQYSLKKYPVPEGKTFREFRDTDQAGYLVHFKINVINHGDALQKLDYQLLGPVGVPLENADNTRKFRDVRIGFLQDDLEIDTVTLYAPDIVEEIDAGNVEKLTRAFQFAGVDIQYFAALLTPDGKNYKPELVNGEMRSNYYKSIEPVLISRSLKDVSQSSISVKINSVDMELAAGAEETHTYAMYVGPKRESLLGPPLQATEIMDFGFFGPVAKLMLWLLTTLHSIGLSYGLAIIGLTIMVRGSLYPLSRKQAVGAQKMKELQPQIAELKKKYGDDREKLGRAQMELFSKNNYNPLAGCLPIFLQLPIFFGLYTALNNAVQLRGTPFLWIDNLAAPDELFQLPFAIPFLGDYFNLLPIVTVGLFVVQQKLFMPPPTDKDQELQHKIMNYMMIAMGFMFYRVPAGLCVYFIASSLWGICERKLLDFQSKRHPSPAAATDSKTIEVKAESKKNQAPKKDASNNDKPEKKGWFARLQEIADQAQEQAALNEKKKQQSSRLKGAGKKSKKRR; encoded by the coding sequence ATGGAACAAAAAAGACTCTTACTATTCGTCACTCTGTCTGCGACTGTTTTGTTTGCCTGGCAACTTTTCGTCGTCCCCCTCATTGCCCCTCCCCAAAAACCAGCGGTGAAAAAGGCACCTGAAAACGCTGCGCAGGCGAAGCCTGAAGCAGAGGCCCCTCTGGCTGCGAAAAAACCAGGAGAGGCTGAGGAAGTTGAAAAGAATAAGCCTACGCAACAAGCTGTTAAACAAGCAGACCTTCTCAACAATCCTCGTCAAAAGATAGTTCTGGGTTCACTTGATCCCCAGTCAGGCTATTTTTTGCAGGTGTCTGTTACGACTGAAGGTGCATCGCTGATTGATGCTCATTTAAATGATCCACTCTATCAGGAGTTAAAGGCAAATAAGCAGCCATTAAAAGTTTTGGATGAATTTACCGCGGGGAAAGATGTCAGGCGTTCGTTGGACTTGGACATTAAACAATTAAATGAGAAATTGGCACCATTAAAAACAAATTCGAAGAGCGCAAACTGGAAAATACTGGAACAGGTCAAAGATCCGCTTGACCCCAAAATCATCCAGTCGGTTCGCATGGGACTGACAGCCCCTGATGGCAGCATTGAAGTTCAAAAGCAGTATAGTCTCAAGAAATATCCAGTACCTGAAGGTAAAACCTTTCGTGAGTTTCGTGATACAGATCAGGCTGGCTATCTAGTCCATTTTAAAATTAACGTGATCAATCACGGCGATGCATTACAGAAACTGGATTATCAGCTTTTAGGCCCTGTTGGAGTTCCACTCGAAAATGCCGATAATACGCGTAAATTTCGCGATGTACGGATTGGATTTCTTCAAGATGATTTGGAAATCGATACGGTTACCTTGTATGCTCCCGACATTGTTGAAGAAATCGATGCTGGTAATGTTGAGAAGTTAACTCGCGCATTTCAATTTGCCGGGGTTGATATTCAATATTTTGCCGCTCTTCTGACACCAGACGGCAAAAATTACAAGCCAGAACTTGTCAATGGTGAGATGCGGTCAAACTATTATAAGAGCATTGAACCTGTTTTGATCAGCCGTTCATTGAAAGATGTATCGCAAAGCAGCATATCTGTTAAAATCAATTCGGTTGATATGGAACTGGCGGCTGGTGCTGAAGAAACACATACCTATGCCATGTATGTCGGACCTAAACGAGAGTCATTGCTCGGCCCCCCTTTGCAGGCGACCGAAATTATGGACTTCGGTTTTTTTGGTCCGGTTGCCAAACTGATGTTGTGGTTGTTGACTACATTGCACAGCATCGGTCTGTCTTACGGGCTTGCCATTATTGGTTTGACAATTATGGTCCGTGGTAGTCTTTATCCGCTTTCTCGAAAGCAGGCAGTCGGAGCTCAAAAGATGAAAGAGCTCCAGCCCCAGATCGCAGAGCTCAAAAAGAAATATGGCGATGATCGCGAGAAGCTCGGTAGAGCGCAAATGGAGTTGTTCAGCAAAAACAATTACAATCCGTTAGCAGGTTGTCTCCCCATTTTCTTGCAGTTGCCAATCTTTTTTGGCTTGTATACTGCGTTAAATAATGCGGTCCAGCTACGGGGAACACCATTCCTCTGGATTGATAATTTAGCCGCACCTGATGAGTTGTTTCAGCTTCCCTTCGCAATTCCGTTTCTGGGTGATTACTTTAATCTGTTACCGATCGTTACAGTCGGTTTATTTGTTGTGCAGCAGAAGTTGTTCATGCCACCACCGACCGATAAAGATCAGGAGTTACAACACAAGATTATGAATTACATGATGATCGCGATGGGATTCATGTTTTATCGAGTCCCCGCTGGTCTTTGTGTTTACTTTATTGCTTCCAGCTTATGGGGGATTTGTGAGCGTAAACTACTTGATTTTCAATCAAAACGACATCCTTCTCCTGCCGCAGCGACGGACTCAAAAACAATAGAAGTCAAAGCGGAATCTAAAAAAAATCAAGCTCCTAAAAAAGACGCTTCCAATAATGATAAGCCTGAGAAAAAAGGATGGTTCGCTCGTTTACAGGAAATTGCTGATCAAGCACAGGAGCAGGCTGCTTTGAATGAAAAGAAGAAACAGCAAAGTTCTCGTCTAAAAGGGGCAGGTAAAAAGTCCAAAAAACGTCGATAA